A window of Cryptomeria japonica chromosome 3, Sugi_1.0, whole genome shotgun sequence contains these coding sequences:
- the LOC131054350 gene encoding putative ABC transporter C family member 15 isoform X2 produces MPTPPASTGEQLMAIAAKNLMESIWAKQLLGLGENKYRGEPADSIFGVYIRHVLAIALHMVFVVSLIVPFFWKRCRFCTQRPRSSVLKPTYSKKLQYGITHKLALLSCVSLSVLYCILGIWSPLYWWLRARPKDIGAEGEYVFQAMAWAIILAYAYYSLTKESNEKFPLLLRMWWILLLILYAFFLFLNIHEMREQNHITFSIVVEILALLLSAFLSYASFCGRTGESSLTQSIEEPLLNDIPENSENLKPKVTPYATASFLSRMSFFWMKPLLDVGHKKPLDIDDVPQVADVHKADHVYCKFRNQLDAKGSGSSIAKILFLIDLKDVLFTGLLLLITSCTSYVGPYFINNFVQCLAKKEQFASEGIILACVFLLAKLVNSLSQCHWTFTTVHICICVRAALTAALYKKGLMLSSQSRQDHTSGEIINYMSVDAQRIEEFSWYLHDIWALPLQILLALVILYQNLGLASLAGVAATVLIMMANYPLVKMQQKYNKNIMEEKDKRMKATSETLKNMRILKLQAWESRFLMKLETLRGEECSWLKKYFYALSGTTFIFWAAPTFVSVVTFGTCVILGVPLTTGKILSALATFQILQEPISGLPDLISVIAQSKVSLDRVDNFLKQEELQQDAVEKVSKNSTDYAIEIQEGVFSWDPAVPTPTIRGLDVHIKRGMKVAVCGTVGSGKSSFLSCILGEIPKISGVVKISGTKAYVSQTPWIQSGKIRDNILFGKELEKSRYESVLQACAFKKDLELFPYGDQTEIGERGINLSGGQKQRIQIARALYQDADIYLFDDPFSAVDAHTGTHIFQECLLGILGSKTVVYVTHQVEFLFAADLILVMRDGEITQAGKYEDILQSNTHFDELVGAHKKALKSIDDMENSEILSSQVPVKGSSVDNETSVEDVNHEQLQEAEKAYEEIESKDQKENEKDKEDRSSQLVQEEEREKGRVSMWVYWSYITAAYKGVLIPIILLAHIVYQLLQIGSNYWMAWATPLTEEQRPPVTKSFLILVYITLALCSSLCILVRTILLCLTGFESAKQFFSKMHSCIFRAPMSFFDATPSGRILNRASNDQSQVDQAIPFQLGSVAFTFIQLLGIIAVMSQVAWQVFIMFIPVLAICLWYQQYYIVTSRELSRLIGVCKAPIIQHFAESISGAATIRSFDQETPFMNSNLHLFDGYSKTRFHKSGATQWLCFRLDLLSNLIFVFTMVFLLCLPESVINPTIAGFAITYGLSLNLTQTLLIWHLNNLENNMVSVERIVQYSRIPSEPPLIIDNCGPNSCWPSRGTIDITDLQVRYGPHLPLVLKGISCTFPGGKKVGIVGRTGCGKSTLIQSLFRIVDPVGGRIVIDGIDILTIGLHDLRSRLSIIPQDPTMFEGTIRNNLDPLGDYSDDQIWKALEKCQLGEIVRSKEEKLDSLVTENGENWSMGQRQLVCLGRVLLKQSRILVLDEATASVDTATDGLIQQTIRNQFSDCTVITIAHRIPSVCDSDLVLVLSDGNIVEYDSPSKLLENKFSSFAKLVSEYTVRSTNVDGK; encoded by the exons ATGCCAACACCACCAGCATCAACAGGGGAGCAGCTCATGGCAATTGCCGCCAAAAATT TGATGGAGTCCATTTGGGCAAAGCAATTGTTGGGGCTAGGCGAAAATAAGTATCGGGGAGAACCTGCAGATAGTATCTTTGGAGTTTACATTAGGCATGTACTCGCAATTGCGCTTCACATGGTCTTTGTTGTTAGTCTTATCGTTCCCTTTTTCTGGAAAAGATGTAGATTTTGCACACAAAGGCCAAGATCCTCTGTTTTGAAACCTACTTATTCCAAGAAGTTGCAATATGGGATTACGCATAAACTGGCTCTACTTAGTTGTGTATCTCTATCAGTGTTGTATTGCATACTTGGAATATGGAGCCCTTTATATTGGTGGCTAAGGGCAAGGCCTAAAGATATTGGAGCCGAAGGAGAGTATGTTTTTCAGGCCATGGCTTGGGCTATCATCTTAGCCTATGCATATTACTCCCTTACGAAAGAAAGTAATGAGAAGTTTCCACTTTTGCTTCGGATGTGGTGGATATTGTTGTTGATTCTTTATGCATTCTTCTTATTCCTCAATATTCATGAGATGAGGGAACAAAATCACATTACCTTCAGTATTGTGGTTGAAATTCTGGCTCTCCTACTTTCAGCCTTTTTGAGTTATGCCAGTTTTTGTGGCAGAACTGGCGAGAGCTCCTTAACTCAAAGCATTGAAGAACCTCTCTTAAATGATATTCCAGAAAATTCTGAAAAC CTTAAGCCAAAAGTCACTCCTTATGCAACAGCAAGCTTTCTCAGCCGGATGTCATTTTTTTGGATGAAGCCTCTCCTTGATGTTGGCCATAAGAAGCCTTTGGACATAGATGATGTACCCCAAGTTGCAGATGTTCACAAGGCTGACCATGTTTACTGTAAATTTAGAAATCAATTAGATGCCAAAGGCAGTGGCTCATCAATAGCAAAAATATTGTTTCTCATTGATCTGAAGGATGTACTCTTTACAGGATTGCTGTTATTAATAACGTCTTGTACATCATATGTAGGTCCTTACTTTATAAATAACTTTGTTCAGTGTCTTGCTAAAAAGGAACAGTTTGCTAGTGAAGGCATTATTCTAGCTTGTGTATTTCTTCTTGCAAAGCTTGTAAATTCTCTGTCACAATGCCATTGGACCTTCACTACAGTTCACATATGCATATGTGTTAGGGCAGCACTGACAGCTGCTTTATACAAGAAAGGCTTGATGCTTTCCAGTCAGTCAAGACAAGATCATACCAGTGGTGAGATAATCAATTACATGAGCGTTGATGCTCAGCGTATTGAAGAGTTCAGTTGGTATCTTCATGACATTTGGGCTCTACCTTTGCAAATTCTTCTGGCCCTGGTTATTCTTTATCAGAATTTGGGATTGGCTTCTCTTGCAGGAGTGGCAGCCACAGTGCTAATCATGATGGCAAATTATCCACTAGTGAAAATGCAACAGAAGTATAATAAAAATATCatggaagaaaaagacaaaaggaTGAAGGCTACATCAGAGACACTGAAAAATATGAGAATCTTAAAATTGCAAGCCTGGGAGTCCAGATTTCTCATGAAACTCGAAACATtgaggggggaagaatgtagttgGCTGAAAAAGTATTTTTATGCACTTTCTGGGACAACATTTATTTTTTGGGCAGCGCCTACATTTGTGTCTGTTGTCACTTTTGGTACATGCGTAATACTAGGTGTGCCTTTAACAACAGGTAAAATTCTCTCTGCACTTGCAACTTTCCAGATTCTCCAGGAACCCATATCCGGCCTTCCTGACTTAATATCTGTGATTGCTCAAAGCAAAGTGTCATTAGATCGTGTAGATAATTTTTTGAAGCAAGAAGAGCTGCAACAAGATGCAGTAGAAAAAGTCTCCAAAAATTCAACTGACTACGCAATTGAGATCCAAGAAGGGGTATTCTCTTGGGATCCTGCAGTACCTACTCCAACTATAAGAGGCTTAGATGTCCATATAAAGAGAGGCATGAAGGTTGCGGTGTGTGGAACCGTTGGTTCAGGAAAATCAAGCTTCCTATCCTGTATACTAGGGGAAATACCCAAAATATCAGGTGTTGTCAAGATAAGTGGCACCAAAGCATATGTTAGTCAGACGCCGTGGATACAAAGCGGAAAAATCAGAGACAATATTCTCTTTGGGAAGGAATTGGAGAAAAGCAGGTATGAGAGTGTACTACAGGCCTGTGCATTTAAAAAAGATCTCGAATTGTTTCCTTATGGGGACCAAACAGAAATTGGAGAAAGAGGAATAAATTTGAGTGGAGGGCAAAAGCAAAGGATACAGATTGCACGTGCTTTATATCAAGATGCCGACATTTATCTTTTCGATGATCCTTTCAGTGCTGTTGACGCACATACAGGGACACACATTTTCCAG GAATGTCTACTTGGTATTCTGGGTTCAAAAACTGTAGTCTATGTCACACACCAAGTCGAATTTTTATTTGCAGCTGACCTTATTCTG GTAATGCGAGATGGTGAGATTACCCAGGCTGGAaaatatgaagatatattacaatcAAACACACATTTTGACGAATTGGTGGGTGCACATAAGAAAGCATTGAAATCCATCGATGACATGGAGAACTCTGAGATCCTCTCATCACAGGTACCCGTTAAAGGATCATCTGTTGATAACGAGACTAGTGTGGAAGACGTTAACCATGAACAGCTCCAGGAAGCAGAAAAGGCATATGAAGAGATTGAATCAAAAGATCAGAAAGAGaatgaaaaagataaagaagaCAGAAGTTCACAGCTTGTGCAAGAAGAAGAAAGGGAGAAAGGCAGGGTGAGTATGTGGGTGTACTGGTCTTACATTACTGCTGCATACAAAGGAGTTTTGATTCCTATCATTTTATTGGCGCACATAGTATATCAGCTACTCCAAATAGGTAGCAATTACTGGATGGCATGGGCAACACCTTTAACTGAAGAACAAAGGCCCCCTGTTACCAAGTCCTTCCTCATTCTGGTTTATATAACTTTGGCATTATGCAGCTCATTATGTATACTTGTGAGGACTATCCTGCTTTGTCTAACTGGATTTGAAAGTGCCAAACAATTTTTTAGCAAAATGCACAGCTGCATATTTCGGGCACCGATGTCCTTCTTCGATGCAACTCCTAGTGGCCGTATACTGAATCGG GCATCAAATGATCAGAGTCAGGTGGACCAAGCCATTCCTTTTCAACTAGGATCTGTAGCTTTTACATTTATACAGCTTTTGGGGATTATTGCAGTCATGTCTCAGGTTGCTTGGCAGGTCTTTATTATGTTCATACCCGTGCTTGCAATTTGTTTATGGTATCAG CAATATTACATAGTGACATCTAGAGAACTTTCTAGGTTAATTGGAGTTTGTAAGGCTCCTATCATACAACATTTTGCAGAATCAATCTCCGGAGCAGCTACAATCAGGAGTTTTGACCAGGAGACTCCATTCATGAATTCAAATCTACATTTGTTTGATGGATATTCTAAAACCAGATTCCACAAGAGTGGGGCCACGCAGTGGCTTTGCTTTCGGTTAGATCTTTTATCAAATCTTATATTTGTGTTCACTATGGTGTTCCTTCTTTGCTTGCCAGAAAGTGTAATTAATCCCA CCATTGCAGGTTTCGCAATAACATATGGTCTTTCTCTGAACCTTACACAAACCTTGCTGATATGGCACTTAAATAATTTGGAAAACAATATGGTCTCTGTAGAGAGAATAGTGCAGTACTCACGCATACCTAGTGAACCTCCATTGATCATAGACAACTGTGGACCAAATTCTTGCTGGCCATCAAGAGGAACAATTGATATCACCGATCTTCAG GTGCGTTATGGGCCACATCTCCCACTTGTGTTAAAAGGAATTTCATGCACTTTCCCTGGAGGGAAGAAGGTTGGCATCGTAGGGCGGACAGGCTGTGGGAAATCTACTCTGATTCAATCACTCTTTCGAATTGTAGACCCAGTAGGAGGCAGAATAGTTATTGATGGAATTGATATCTTAACAATAGGCCTGCATGATTTAAGATCCAGACTAAGCATCATTCCACAAGACCCAACAATGTTTGAAGGCACTATAAGGAATAATCTAGATCCATTGGGAGACTATTCAGATGACCAGATTTGGAAG GCTTTGGAGAAATGCCAGCTAGGGGAAATCGTCCGGTCTAAAGAGGAGAAGCTTGATTCTCTCG TAACTGAGAATGGAGAGAACTGGAGTATGGGGCAAAGACAGCTTGTGTGCTTGGGAAGGGTGTTACTAAAGCAAAGCCGCATATTGGTACTGGATGAAGCAACTGCTTCAGTGGACACTGCAACTGATGGGCTTATTCAACAAACTATACGGAACCAATTTTCTGATTGCACAGTAATCACCATAGCACATCGAATTCCATCCGTCTGTGATAGTGACTTGGTCCTAGTATTGAGTGATG gaaatattgttgaatatgactCTCCAAGTAAACTACTGGAGAACAAATTTTCTTCATTTGCCAAACTTGTTTCAGAGTACACTGTGAGATCAACTAATGTAGATGGAAAATAG
- the LOC131054350 gene encoding putative ABC transporter C family member 15 isoform X1, with the protein MPTPPASTGEQLMAIAAKNLMESIWAKQLLGLGENKYRGEPADSIFGVYIRHVLAIALHMVFVVSLIVPFFWKRCRFCTQRPRSSVLKPTYSKKLQYGITHKLALLSCVSLSVLYCILGIWSPLYWWLRARPKDIGAEGEYVFQAMAWAIILAYAYYSLTKESNEKFPLLLRMWWILLLILYAFFLFLNIHEMREQNHITFSIVVEILALLLSAFLSYASFCGRTGESSLTQSIEEPLLNDIPENSENLKPNDIPENSENLKPKVTPYATASFLSRMSFFWMKPLLDVGHKKPLDIDDVPQVADVHKADHVYCKFRNQLDAKGSGSSIAKILFLIDLKDVLFTGLLLLITSCTSYVGPYFINNFVQCLAKKEQFASEGIILACVFLLAKLVNSLSQCHWTFTTVHICICVRAALTAALYKKGLMLSSQSRQDHTSGEIINYMSVDAQRIEEFSWYLHDIWALPLQILLALVILYQNLGLASLAGVAATVLIMMANYPLVKMQQKYNKNIMEEKDKRMKATSETLKNMRILKLQAWESRFLMKLETLRGEECSWLKKYFYALSGTTFIFWAAPTFVSVVTFGTCVILGVPLTTGKILSALATFQILQEPISGLPDLISVIAQSKVSLDRVDNFLKQEELQQDAVEKVSKNSTDYAIEIQEGVFSWDPAVPTPTIRGLDVHIKRGMKVAVCGTVGSGKSSFLSCILGEIPKISGVVKISGTKAYVSQTPWIQSGKIRDNILFGKELEKSRYESVLQACAFKKDLELFPYGDQTEIGERGINLSGGQKQRIQIARALYQDADIYLFDDPFSAVDAHTGTHIFQECLLGILGSKTVVYVTHQVEFLFAADLILVMRDGEITQAGKYEDILQSNTHFDELVGAHKKALKSIDDMENSEILSSQVPVKGSSVDNETSVEDVNHEQLQEAEKAYEEIESKDQKENEKDKEDRSSQLVQEEEREKGRVSMWVYWSYITAAYKGVLIPIILLAHIVYQLLQIGSNYWMAWATPLTEEQRPPVTKSFLILVYITLALCSSLCILVRTILLCLTGFESAKQFFSKMHSCIFRAPMSFFDATPSGRILNRASNDQSQVDQAIPFQLGSVAFTFIQLLGIIAVMSQVAWQVFIMFIPVLAICLWYQQYYIVTSRELSRLIGVCKAPIIQHFAESISGAATIRSFDQETPFMNSNLHLFDGYSKTRFHKSGATQWLCFRLDLLSNLIFVFTMVFLLCLPESVINPTIAGFAITYGLSLNLTQTLLIWHLNNLENNMVSVERIVQYSRIPSEPPLIIDNCGPNSCWPSRGTIDITDLQVRYGPHLPLVLKGISCTFPGGKKVGIVGRTGCGKSTLIQSLFRIVDPVGGRIVIDGIDILTIGLHDLRSRLSIIPQDPTMFEGTIRNNLDPLGDYSDDQIWKALEKCQLGEIVRSKEEKLDSLVTENGENWSMGQRQLVCLGRVLLKQSRILVLDEATASVDTATDGLIQQTIRNQFSDCTVITIAHRIPSVCDSDLVLVLSDGNIVEYDSPSKLLENKFSSFAKLVSEYTVRSTNVDGK; encoded by the exons ATGCCAACACCACCAGCATCAACAGGGGAGCAGCTCATGGCAATTGCCGCCAAAAATT TGATGGAGTCCATTTGGGCAAAGCAATTGTTGGGGCTAGGCGAAAATAAGTATCGGGGAGAACCTGCAGATAGTATCTTTGGAGTTTACATTAGGCATGTACTCGCAATTGCGCTTCACATGGTCTTTGTTGTTAGTCTTATCGTTCCCTTTTTCTGGAAAAGATGTAGATTTTGCACACAAAGGCCAAGATCCTCTGTTTTGAAACCTACTTATTCCAAGAAGTTGCAATATGGGATTACGCATAAACTGGCTCTACTTAGTTGTGTATCTCTATCAGTGTTGTATTGCATACTTGGAATATGGAGCCCTTTATATTGGTGGCTAAGGGCAAGGCCTAAAGATATTGGAGCCGAAGGAGAGTATGTTTTTCAGGCCATGGCTTGGGCTATCATCTTAGCCTATGCATATTACTCCCTTACGAAAGAAAGTAATGAGAAGTTTCCACTTTTGCTTCGGATGTGGTGGATATTGTTGTTGATTCTTTATGCATTCTTCTTATTCCTCAATATTCATGAGATGAGGGAACAAAATCACATTACCTTCAGTATTGTGGTTGAAATTCTGGCTCTCCTACTTTCAGCCTTTTTGAGTTATGCCAGTTTTTGTGGCAGAACTGGCGAGAGCTCCTTAACTCAAAGCATTGAAGAACCTCTCTTAAATGATATTCCAGAAAATTCTGAAAACCTTAAGCCAAATGATATTCCAGAAAATTCTGAAAACCTTAAGCCAAAAGTCACTCCTTATGCAACAGCAAGCTTTCTCAGCCGGATGTCATTTTTTTGGATGAAGCCTCTCCTTGATGTTGGCCATAAGAAGCCTTTGGACATAGATGATGTACCCCAAGTTGCAGATGTTCACAAGGCTGACCATGTTTACTGTAAATTTAGAAATCAATTAGATGCCAAAGGCAGTGGCTCATCAATAGCAAAAATATTGTTTCTCATTGATCTGAAGGATGTACTCTTTACAGGATTGCTGTTATTAATAACGTCTTGTACATCATATGTAGGTCCTTACTTTATAAATAACTTTGTTCAGTGTCTTGCTAAAAAGGAACAGTTTGCTAGTGAAGGCATTATTCTAGCTTGTGTATTTCTTCTTGCAAAGCTTGTAAATTCTCTGTCACAATGCCATTGGACCTTCACTACAGTTCACATATGCATATGTGTTAGGGCAGCACTGACAGCTGCTTTATACAAGAAAGGCTTGATGCTTTCCAGTCAGTCAAGACAAGATCATACCAGTGGTGAGATAATCAATTACATGAGCGTTGATGCTCAGCGTATTGAAGAGTTCAGTTGGTATCTTCATGACATTTGGGCTCTACCTTTGCAAATTCTTCTGGCCCTGGTTATTCTTTATCAGAATTTGGGATTGGCTTCTCTTGCAGGAGTGGCAGCCACAGTGCTAATCATGATGGCAAATTATCCACTAGTGAAAATGCAACAGAAGTATAATAAAAATATCatggaagaaaaagacaaaaggaTGAAGGCTACATCAGAGACACTGAAAAATATGAGAATCTTAAAATTGCAAGCCTGGGAGTCCAGATTTCTCATGAAACTCGAAACATtgaggggggaagaatgtagttgGCTGAAAAAGTATTTTTATGCACTTTCTGGGACAACATTTATTTTTTGGGCAGCGCCTACATTTGTGTCTGTTGTCACTTTTGGTACATGCGTAATACTAGGTGTGCCTTTAACAACAGGTAAAATTCTCTCTGCACTTGCAACTTTCCAGATTCTCCAGGAACCCATATCCGGCCTTCCTGACTTAATATCTGTGATTGCTCAAAGCAAAGTGTCATTAGATCGTGTAGATAATTTTTTGAAGCAAGAAGAGCTGCAACAAGATGCAGTAGAAAAAGTCTCCAAAAATTCAACTGACTACGCAATTGAGATCCAAGAAGGGGTATTCTCTTGGGATCCTGCAGTACCTACTCCAACTATAAGAGGCTTAGATGTCCATATAAAGAGAGGCATGAAGGTTGCGGTGTGTGGAACCGTTGGTTCAGGAAAATCAAGCTTCCTATCCTGTATACTAGGGGAAATACCCAAAATATCAGGTGTTGTCAAGATAAGTGGCACCAAAGCATATGTTAGTCAGACGCCGTGGATACAAAGCGGAAAAATCAGAGACAATATTCTCTTTGGGAAGGAATTGGAGAAAAGCAGGTATGAGAGTGTACTACAGGCCTGTGCATTTAAAAAAGATCTCGAATTGTTTCCTTATGGGGACCAAACAGAAATTGGAGAAAGAGGAATAAATTTGAGTGGAGGGCAAAAGCAAAGGATACAGATTGCACGTGCTTTATATCAAGATGCCGACATTTATCTTTTCGATGATCCTTTCAGTGCTGTTGACGCACATACAGGGACACACATTTTCCAG GAATGTCTACTTGGTATTCTGGGTTCAAAAACTGTAGTCTATGTCACACACCAAGTCGAATTTTTATTTGCAGCTGACCTTATTCTG GTAATGCGAGATGGTGAGATTACCCAGGCTGGAaaatatgaagatatattacaatcAAACACACATTTTGACGAATTGGTGGGTGCACATAAGAAAGCATTGAAATCCATCGATGACATGGAGAACTCTGAGATCCTCTCATCACAGGTACCCGTTAAAGGATCATCTGTTGATAACGAGACTAGTGTGGAAGACGTTAACCATGAACAGCTCCAGGAAGCAGAAAAGGCATATGAAGAGATTGAATCAAAAGATCAGAAAGAGaatgaaaaagataaagaagaCAGAAGTTCACAGCTTGTGCAAGAAGAAGAAAGGGAGAAAGGCAGGGTGAGTATGTGGGTGTACTGGTCTTACATTACTGCTGCATACAAAGGAGTTTTGATTCCTATCATTTTATTGGCGCACATAGTATATCAGCTACTCCAAATAGGTAGCAATTACTGGATGGCATGGGCAACACCTTTAACTGAAGAACAAAGGCCCCCTGTTACCAAGTCCTTCCTCATTCTGGTTTATATAACTTTGGCATTATGCAGCTCATTATGTATACTTGTGAGGACTATCCTGCTTTGTCTAACTGGATTTGAAAGTGCCAAACAATTTTTTAGCAAAATGCACAGCTGCATATTTCGGGCACCGATGTCCTTCTTCGATGCAACTCCTAGTGGCCGTATACTGAATCGG GCATCAAATGATCAGAGTCAGGTGGACCAAGCCATTCCTTTTCAACTAGGATCTGTAGCTTTTACATTTATACAGCTTTTGGGGATTATTGCAGTCATGTCTCAGGTTGCTTGGCAGGTCTTTATTATGTTCATACCCGTGCTTGCAATTTGTTTATGGTATCAG CAATATTACATAGTGACATCTAGAGAACTTTCTAGGTTAATTGGAGTTTGTAAGGCTCCTATCATACAACATTTTGCAGAATCAATCTCCGGAGCAGCTACAATCAGGAGTTTTGACCAGGAGACTCCATTCATGAATTCAAATCTACATTTGTTTGATGGATATTCTAAAACCAGATTCCACAAGAGTGGGGCCACGCAGTGGCTTTGCTTTCGGTTAGATCTTTTATCAAATCTTATATTTGTGTTCACTATGGTGTTCCTTCTTTGCTTGCCAGAAAGTGTAATTAATCCCA CCATTGCAGGTTTCGCAATAACATATGGTCTTTCTCTGAACCTTACACAAACCTTGCTGATATGGCACTTAAATAATTTGGAAAACAATATGGTCTCTGTAGAGAGAATAGTGCAGTACTCACGCATACCTAGTGAACCTCCATTGATCATAGACAACTGTGGACCAAATTCTTGCTGGCCATCAAGAGGAACAATTGATATCACCGATCTTCAG GTGCGTTATGGGCCACATCTCCCACTTGTGTTAAAAGGAATTTCATGCACTTTCCCTGGAGGGAAGAAGGTTGGCATCGTAGGGCGGACAGGCTGTGGGAAATCTACTCTGATTCAATCACTCTTTCGAATTGTAGACCCAGTAGGAGGCAGAATAGTTATTGATGGAATTGATATCTTAACAATAGGCCTGCATGATTTAAGATCCAGACTAAGCATCATTCCACAAGACCCAACAATGTTTGAAGGCACTATAAGGAATAATCTAGATCCATTGGGAGACTATTCAGATGACCAGATTTGGAAG GCTTTGGAGAAATGCCAGCTAGGGGAAATCGTCCGGTCTAAAGAGGAGAAGCTTGATTCTCTCG TAACTGAGAATGGAGAGAACTGGAGTATGGGGCAAAGACAGCTTGTGTGCTTGGGAAGGGTGTTACTAAAGCAAAGCCGCATATTGGTACTGGATGAAGCAACTGCTTCAGTGGACACTGCAACTGATGGGCTTATTCAACAAACTATACGGAACCAATTTTCTGATTGCACAGTAATCACCATAGCACATCGAATTCCATCCGTCTGTGATAGTGACTTGGTCCTAGTATTGAGTGATG gaaatattgttgaatatgactCTCCAAGTAAACTACTGGAGAACAAATTTTCTTCATTTGCCAAACTTGTTTCAGAGTACACTGTGAGATCAACTAATGTAGATGGAAAATAG